CATTGCTTCAACAAGAGGACAGGTGAACTGATCATGACGGTTGCATCTACTGATGATCCCCTGAAGTTTATTGGGTTTTCTACTAGTAAAGCCCTTCCTGATAACTACGTTGCTGAATCGATGGACCCTTATTCCTGGTGGGCTGGCAATTTTCGTTTTGCTAATCTCTCGGGTAAGTTATTGGGGGCACATATAGCTCATGCTGGCTTGATTGTTCTCTGGGCGGGAGCAATGACTCTATTTGAGTTGTCACGGTATAATCCTGAGTTGCCTATGTATACTCAAGGATTGGTTCTGCTACCCCATTTAGCGAGTCTTGGTATTGGGATAGGTTCTGATGGGCAGAGTATTAATACTTATCCCTATTTTCTCATCGGCATGGTACATTTGGTTAGTTCAGCCGTTTTAGGTGCGGGTGGTCTCTATCATGCTGTCCTCGGTCCTGAAAAACTCGATGTAAAAGGTTTTGGTTATAACTGGCAAGATGGTCGCAAAATGACGACGATTCTGGGGATTCACCTGGTTTTGTTGGGCTTGGGGGCTTTGTTGCTGGTAATCAAAGCGGTGCTACTCGATGGGTTATATGATCCGGCTTTGGGTGGTGTGCGTGTAGTTAGCGCTCCTACTCTCAATCCTCTACGTATTTTTGGTTATCTGGTGGGAATTACACCTTCTGGATGGACGCTTCAGGGTATGGCAGGGGTTGATAATCTGGAGGATGTCGTTGGTGGTCATATCTGGATCGCCTCTATCTGCATTTTAGGCGGTATCTGGCATATTCAAACTGAACCAACACCGTGGGCAAAGGGTTTGTTTACTTGGTCGGGAGAAGCTTATCTTTCCTATAGTCAAGCAGCTTTGGCTTATATGGGCTTTTTTGCTGCTTATTTTGTCTGGGTTAATGATACTGTCTATCCTACGGCGTTTTATGGACCAATAGGCACAACTACTGTAGAGGGCATCATTACGCCACGCACTTGGTTGATGTTGTTCCAGATCATTTTTGCCAGTTTACTGCTGATAGGTCATTTATGGCACGCTCTCCGAGTCAGGGCGATCGCGTCGGGATTTATCTTTAATCAAGGAAAAAACAAGTCTTCTTACGATCCTCAAGTCGGCAATGTAGCTACTCTCATTAATGCTGAGTCTCTTTCTGTTACTTGGGTAAAGAATCTGCCAATTTATCGTCAGGGATTACCTGCGATCGCCAGAGGGTTAGAAATTGGTATGGCACATGGTTACTGGCTATTAGGTCCTTTTCTTAAGTTGGGACCTTTACGCAATAGCGATCAGGCTTTATTGGCTGGATTTGCTAGCGCTTCATCGCTGGTGATCATTGCTAGTCTTGGTTTATTTCTCTACGGTACGGTTACTTTCGGCAAACGAGTTAAACCCACTGGAGTCCTTCCTGAGAATCTCACAACTTATTCAGGCTGGAGCTTTTTTACTTCTGGTTTCTTAATCGGAGGTTTAGGTGGCGTTGTGTTTGCTTGCTTTATTTTGCTCGAGATAAGTCGCTCTAACATTCTTTAAGCGAAAGCTATCTAGGGGGAGTAAATATTCCCCTAGTAGCATGATTCTTTTTTATTCCTGGAGATTTAATAATGAGTATACCTCTTTTGAACTATAGTCCATCTAGCCAAAATCAACGCGTCAATGGCTTTGAAATTCCTGGCGATGAGTATCCC
The Gloeocapsa sp. PCC 73106 DNA segment above includes these coding regions:
- a CDS encoding chlorophyll a/b binding light-harvesting protein encodes the protein MDPYSWWAGNFRFANLSGKLLGAHIAHAGLIVLWAGAMTLFELSRYNPELPMYTQGLVLLPHLASLGIGIGSDGQSINTYPYFLIGMVHLVSSAVLGAGGLYHAVLGPEKLDVKGFGYNWQDGRKMTTILGIHLVLLGLGALLLVIKAVLLDGLYDPALGGVRVVSAPTLNPLRIFGYLVGITPSGWTLQGMAGVDNLEDVVGGHIWIASICILGGIWHIQTEPTPWAKGLFTWSGEAYLSYSQAALAYMGFFAAYFVWVNDTVYPTAFYGPIGTTTVEGIITPRTWLMLFQIIFASLLLIGHLWHALRVRAIASGFIFNQGKNKSSYDPQVGNVATLINAESLSVTWVKNLPIYRQGLPAIARGLEIGMAHGYWLLGPFLKLGPLRNSDQALLAGFASASSLVIIASLGLFLYGTVTFGKRVKPTGVLPENLTTYSGWSFFTSGFLIGGLGGVVFACFILLEISRSNIL